The Paracoccus liaowanqingii genome window below encodes:
- a CDS encoding cytochrome P450: protein MNGEPSSGPKAFKPPKIEMARGHLSTLALLRVMVRNPIAAVPPAAYEEPHASLQAAGQAMFFPTKPAIVNTILVQRHEDFAKSRIDNRLLNPILGDGLLTAEGEAWRWRRRLAAQAFRPATLSTYLPVMRGPFEELAGRWKRSPGLHRIDDAMTAATIAVICRTFFSSFHQSEADRISGVIDRYLRPCSWPVSYESLGLPRWMPHPGKLQMERASAEGRQLVRSFVARRRQGRQDPPDLAQILIDARDPETGRALSDEDLVDMFLTLIAAGNETSANALSWTLYCLAAQPDLQEVLADHVRVVAGHGPVETPHLEILSDLTQFLEETMRLLPPVPLLSRRALRPCEIAGQTIEPTALVFIPIYAIHRHKALWSSPDTFNSDRFESLSAASRPRCAYMPFGAGPRVCLGASFAMMEMVAGLATLLTAIRFHLHDTTPPEPMHRITLRPRNAIVLRLEPRP from the coding sequence ATGAATGGAGAACCCTCATCGGGGCCAAAGGCCTTCAAGCCCCCAAAGATTGAGATGGCCCGTGGGCATCTCTCAACCCTCGCTCTGCTGCGCGTCATGGTGCGGAACCCAATAGCGGCGGTTCCACCGGCAGCCTACGAAGAGCCGCACGCCAGTCTGCAGGCGGCGGGACAGGCAATGTTTTTCCCGACCAAGCCGGCAATCGTAAATACCATTCTTGTGCAAAGACACGAAGATTTCGCCAAGTCCCGTATCGACAACCGGCTGCTCAACCCGATCCTTGGGGATGGCCTCCTGACGGCGGAGGGTGAAGCCTGGCGCTGGAGGCGCCGGCTGGCTGCGCAAGCCTTTCGTCCTGCCACGCTCTCGACCTACCTGCCTGTAATGCGCGGCCCCTTCGAAGAACTGGCCGGGCGCTGGAAGAGGAGCCCGGGACTACACCGGATTGACGACGCCATGACAGCGGCAACGATTGCTGTCATCTGCCGCACATTTTTCTCGAGCTTTCACCAATCGGAGGCGGACCGGATATCAGGGGTAATCGACAGATATCTGCGTCCCTGCAGCTGGCCGGTCTCTTATGAATCCCTGGGCCTTCCCAGGTGGATGCCTCACCCGGGCAAGCTTCAGATGGAACGGGCCTCGGCGGAAGGGCGGCAGCTCGTAAGGTCTTTTGTGGCACGACGGCGACAGGGGCGCCAGGATCCGCCCGACCTCGCTCAGATCCTGATAGATGCACGCGATCCTGAAACGGGGCGGGCGCTGAGCGACGAGGACCTCGTTGACATGTTCCTTACTCTGATCGCGGCCGGAAACGAGACTTCTGCCAATGCGCTGAGCTGGACACTGTACTGCCTCGCGGCCCAGCCCGACCTCCAGGAGGTGCTCGCAGATCACGTCCGGGTCGTCGCAGGACACGGCCCGGTTGAGACGCCGCATCTCGAAATCCTGTCTGACCTGACTCAGTTCCTCGAAGAAACAATGCGTTTGCTTCCGCCTGTTCCGCTGTTGAGCCGACGCGCGCTCCGCCCGTGCGAGATCGCGGGGCAGACAATCGAGCCAACCGCGCTCGTGTTCATCCCCATCTATGCCATCCACCGGCACAAGGCGCTGTGGTCGTCCCCGGACACCTTCAACTCAGATCGCTTCGAAAGCCTGTCAGCAGCGAGCCGTCCGCGCTGCGCGTACATGCCGTTCGGAGCCGGCCCGCGGGTTTGCCTCGGAGCCAGCTTCGCAATGATGGAGATGGTGGCAGGTCTCGCAACGTTGCTTACCGCAATCCGCTTCCATCTACACGACACGACGCCGCCGGAGCCAATGCACCGGATAACTCTGCGCCCCCGGAACGCCATCGTCCTGCGACTGGAGCCGCGCCCGTAA
- a CDS encoding PaaI family thioesterase — protein sequence MTIVMDKDALNAFLAREFPQVADSFTVDHVDGADLVARLAVGPQHLRPGGTVSGPSIFALADLAIYCAILSRLGPVALAVTTSASIDFMRKPEAGRDLVATCRLLKLGRVLAVAEALVRSDGLPDPVARASMTYVIPQKS from the coding sequence ATGACCATCGTCATGGACAAGGATGCGCTGAACGCCTTCCTCGCGCGGGAATTCCCGCAGGTGGCGGACAGCTTCACCGTCGATCACGTCGATGGAGCCGATCTGGTCGCGCGCCTGGCGGTCGGGCCGCAGCATCTGCGCCCCGGCGGCACGGTCAGCGGGCCCTCGATCTTCGCCCTGGCCGATCTGGCGATCTATTGCGCGATCCTGTCGCGCCTCGGGCCGGTGGCGCTGGCGGTGACGACCAGTGCCTCGATCGACTTCATGCGCAAGCCCGAGGCGGGGCGGGATCTGGTCGCTACCTGCCGCCTGCTGAAACTGGGCCGCGTGCTGGCCGTCGCCGAGGCGCTGGTCCGGTCCGACGGCCTGCCCGATCCGGTCGCGCGCGCCTCGATGACCTATGTGATTCCGCAAAAATCGTGA
- the rplM gene encoding 50S ribosomal protein L13: MKTYTAKPAEIDKKWILIDAEGVVLGRLATIVASRLRGKHKPTFTPHMDMGDNVIIINADKVQMTGNKREDKKYYWHTGHPGGIKHRTARQILESAHPERVVVKAVERMISRNKLGKQQMTNLRVYASPEHPHEAQQPEVLDVKVLNKKNTRSA, from the coding sequence ATGAAGACCTATACCGCGAAACCGGCGGAGATCGACAAGAAGTGGATCCTGATCGACGCCGAAGGCGTCGTTCTGGGACGCCTCGCCACGATCGTCGCCAGCCGCCTGCGCGGCAAGCACAAGCCCACCTTCACGCCGCACATGGACATGGGCGACAATGTCATCATCATCAACGCCGACAAGGTGCAGATGACCGGCAACAAGCGTGAAGACAAGAAGTACTACTGGCACACCGGCCACCCGGGCGGCATCAAGCACCGCACCGCGCGCCAGATCCTGGAAAGCGCGCATCCCGAGCGCGTCGTGGTCAAGGCCGTCGAGCGCATGATCAGCCGCAACAAGCTGGGCAAGCAGCAGATGACCAACCTGCGCGTCTATGCCAGCCCCGAGCACCCGCACGAGGCGCAGCAGCCCGAAGTTCTGGACGTCAAAGTCCTGAACAAGAAAAACACCCGGAGCGCATGA
- the murD gene encoding UDP-N-acetylmuramoyl-L-alanine--D-glutamate ligase, with translation MIPVQGVDAQTIAVLGLGRSGTATAAALVAGGAQVVAWDDGNDTRAAAEAQGLRILDLTRDANWQGVSALIVSPGIPHLYPRAHPVIAKAYQLGIPVDNDIGLFFRSYATEDWDGFDRAPRVIAVTGSNGKSTTTALIHHVIEECGRPSQMGGNIGTGVLSLQPAIDGEVAVLELSSYQTDLARALTPDVAVFTNLSPDHLDRHGGLGGYFAAKRRLFAEGGPDRAVIGVDEPEGQYLAGQLAMGPSDDRVIRISAGQKLDGAAWSVFARKGFLSEYRKGRQAASIDLREMRGLPGAHNHQNACAAYAACRAVGLAPREIEAAFHSFAGLPHRSQTVAEIGGVRYVNDSKATNVDAAAKALQAFPRIRWIAGGLGKEGGIAALAPHLGGVVKAYLIGHSARDFALELGQTPYEVAETMDRAVARAAAEAEPGDTVLLAPAAASFDQYPNFEKRGEDFVRLVEMLAGS, from the coding sequence ATGATCCCCGTCCAAGGCGTCGACGCCCAGACCATCGCCGTCCTCGGCCTCGGGCGGTCGGGTACCGCCACCGCCGCCGCCCTGGTCGCGGGCGGCGCCCAGGTCGTCGCATGGGACGACGGCAACGACACGCGTGCGGCGGCCGAGGCGCAGGGCCTGCGCATCCTTGACCTGACGCGCGACGCCAACTGGCAGGGCGTCTCGGCGCTGATCGTCAGCCCCGGCATCCCGCATCTCTATCCCCGTGCGCATCCGGTCATCGCCAAGGCCTATCAGCTGGGCATTCCGGTCGACAACGACATCGGCCTGTTCTTTCGCAGCTATGCGACCGAGGACTGGGACGGCTTCGACCGCGCGCCCCGGGTGATCGCCGTCACCGGCTCGAACGGCAAGTCGACCACGACCGCGCTGATTCACCACGTCATCGAGGAATGCGGGCGTCCCAGCCAGATGGGCGGCAATATCGGCACGGGCGTCCTGTCCCTGCAGCCCGCCATCGACGGAGAGGTCGCGGTGCTGGAACTGTCCAGCTACCAGACCGATCTGGCCCGCGCCCTGACGCCCGACGTGGCGGTCTTCACCAACCTCTCGCCCGACCATCTGGACCGGCACGGCGGCTTGGGCGGCTATTTCGCGGCCAAGCGGCGGCTGTTCGCGGAAGGCGGCCCGGACCGGGCGGTGATCGGCGTCGACGAGCCCGAGGGACAGTATCTGGCCGGGCAGCTGGCGATGGGCCCGTCCGACGACCGGGTGATCCGCATCTCGGCGGGGCAGAAGCTGGACGGTGCCGCCTGGTCGGTCTTCGCGCGCAAGGGGTTCCTGTCGGAATACCGCAAGGGGCGGCAGGCTGCCTCGATCGACCTGCGCGAGATGCGCGGGCTGCCCGGCGCCCACAACCACCAGAACGCCTGCGCCGCCTATGCCGCCTGCCGCGCCGTGGGCCTCGCCCCCCGAGAGATCGAGGCGGCCTTCCACAGCTTCGCGGGCCTGCCCCATCGCAGCCAGACCGTGGCCGAGATCGGCGGCGTGCGCTATGTCAACGACTCTAAGGCCACGAATGTCGATGCCGCCGCCAAGGCGCTGCAGGCCTTCCCGCGCATCCGCTGGATCGCCGGGGGCCTGGGCAAGGAGGGGGGCATCGCCGCCCTGGCTCCGCATCTGGGCGGGGTGGTCAAGGCCTACCTGATCGGCCATTCCGCCCGCGATTTCGCGCTGGAGCTAGGCCAGACCCCCTATGAGGTCGCCGAGACGATGGATCGGGCCGTGGCCCGCGCCGCAGCCGAGGCCGAACCCGGCGACACGGTCCTTCTGGCCCCCGCCGCCGCCAGCTTCGATCAGTATCCGAACTTCGAGAAGCGCGGCGAGGACTTCGTCCGGCTGGTCGAGATGCTGGCCGGATCGTAG
- the rpsI gene encoding 30S ribosomal protein S9, whose protein sequence is MVEDIKTLDDLKSAVTGTPAAIVEAAIHREPQIDDLGRSYATGKRKDAVARVWIKPGTGKVTVNGKDVDVYFARPVLQMILKQPFEVAGVVGEYDVHATVKGGGLSGQAGAVKHGVSQALQLHQPGLRAALKAAGFLTRDSRVVERKKYGRAKARRSFQFSKR, encoded by the coding sequence ATGGTCGAAGACATCAAAACTCTGGACGATCTGAAGTCGGCCGTCACGGGCACCCCCGCTGCCATCGTCGAAGCCGCCATCCACCGCGAACCGCAGATCGACGATCTGGGCCGCTCCTATGCCACCGGCAAGCGGAAGGACGCGGTCGCCCGCGTCTGGATCAAGCCGGGCACGGGCAAGGTCACGGTCAACGGCAAGGACGTGGACGTCTATTTCGCGCGCCCCGTTCTGCAGATGATCCTGAAGCAGCCCTTCGAGGTTGCCGGCGTGGTGGGCGAGTACGACGTGCACGCCACCGTCAAGGGCGGCGGCCTGTCCGGCCAGGCCGGTGCGGTCAAGCACGGCGTCAGCCAGGCCCTGCAGCTGCACCAGCCCGGCCTGCGCGCCGCGCTGAAGGCCGCGGGCTTCCTGACCCGCGACAGCCGCGTCGTCGAGCGCAAGAAGTACGGCCGCGCCAAGGCACGCCGCAGCTTCCAGTTCTCGAAGCGCTGA